The sequence GTCCTGGTCGAGGATCATCTGGCCGCTGGCCAGGTCGATCGGGTCGCGGCCGGTGACCCGGCACCAGGCCGCCTTCGCGTACACCTCGGCGCGCCGCAGCGGACCGCGGATCCGGCCGGCCTCCTCCAGGCCGCGTGGCGTGGCGGTCCCGAGCCGGCGGCCGAGCGTCGCCAGCGGCGGCCGCGCCCGGCCCAGGCGCAGGGCCGCTGTCACGATCCGCGAGCCACCGCGGCCCGCGCGGACGGCCCGGGCGGCCTCACCCAGCCCGCGCGCGCCCTCGGCCGCGCCTCGGCCACCGGGGATGACGCCGACCGCGTCTATCAGCACCTCGCCGAGCGATGCCTGGCCGCGGCCGTAGCGGCGTAGCGCGTCCGTGAGGACGACGGCGCTCGCGCCCAGCACGACGGCGCCGAGAATCCAGCCGGCCGGACCGGAGACCACCATCGCGGCGACGCCCACGACGAGCGCCACGTCGGCGCAGAACCCGACGAAGTTGTGCCAGGACGTGAACGGCTCGGTGACGACGTGGCGGGTGCTGTCCCACGCCTTGAGGTACCAGGGCCGGTTCTTGATCCCGCTGTCCCGTAGCGCGGTGTCGATCCCTTCGGCGCAGGTCCTGGCCGCGCCGTCGCGCAGGCTGGCGGCGTCCCGGGCGAGCCGGGCCGCGAGATCGCGGTCGTGGCGGGCGTCCTCGCCCTGGCGGGCGACCACCCGCACCTGGTCGGCCACGTTCGGGCCTGGCAGGTCGGCGGTCGCGGCCGCGATCGAGCCTGGGCTGAGCTCGTCGTTCGGCCACAGCAGCAGTGCCCGCTCGGCCGGCAGCATCGTCTCGACGCGGGCGATCGCGCCCTGGTAGCGGGTATGGGCGTCGAGGCCCTGGCGCAGGGCGGCGCCGGCCTGGGACTTCGCGCGCCCGAGCGTGGTGGCGTAGGCGGACAGCGCCGTGCCGCAGTCGCGGTAGGCGCGGGCGAGCTTCGCCAGCTGGCCCGGGAGATCGTCGAACGCGCCGGTGTAGCTGGCCGCGTAGTCGCCCCGCATCGCCAGGTCGCCGCCCCCGGCCGCGACCGCGCGCAGCCGCCGGGTTCCGTCGTCGGCCGTCGTCGCGTTGCGCCCCAACCGGGTGGCGAGCGCATGGACGGCCGCCGGATCTCCCGGTGTGGGATCGGTGTCGAGGCCCAGCACCTGCCAGTCGCTGGTCATCCGGTGCTCCCCACTCCCGCGGGCGGTTGGCTACCCTCCCGCGGCCTGCCCGAGGGTCACGTCGAGCTGCTCGTGCTGGGAGATGGCATCGGTGAGGAACCGGCTCATGCCGGTCAGGCCGGTCATGGCCTGGCGGGTTCCGGTGTCCCAGCTGACATACGCCTCGTGGAACCGGCCGGAGGCCTGATCGGTGATGAAGCCGCTGGTCACCAGGTTGTCGATCAGGCCTTTGAGCGTCGTCAGCTGGCCTTCCATGTCGGTCTGCGCGCGGGACAGCGCGGTCGACGTTGAACGGATGGCCTCATAGTCGACCTGGATGTTCGCCATCGAGGGATCTCCCATCGGCGCGAGAAAGAGCAGAAGAGGGCAGGGAGCGGCTGTCGAGGGTCGTCATGGCTGAGGCGTTGGGTAGACGGACGATGTCTGTGGCGCGGTCGGTCGGAGGGAATCGTGGCGCCGTAGATGGAATTAGCCAGGTGGGTTGCTGCTCGACCACTGAAGCGTGTCGCTGATGGCCTCGAAAAGGTCGAGCAACGGGTCGGCGAGACCCACGTGTGGACTGGTAAGGACGACGTTCAGTACGCCGACTTGCCATTCCTCGTGATCGGTGGCGGGCACGGGAATGAGCGTCTGCATCGTGACGGTGTCGACTGCCGTGCCGCCGTCGAGCCTGGCCGGCTCGACGGCACGGATCCGGACAGCCTCGCCGGCCGGGATCCTGACGGTCTCGACGGTGCGCCACGGCCCACCCGGCTGGGCCGGCGCCCGGGCCGTCAGCGCCCCGGCGATCGCGGCGACGGTGCTGTCCGCCGGATCGTCGGCGCCGGCGCTCTCGAACACCAACAGGGTGGCGACCGTGCCGCCGCCGGGGTCGTCAGCCGGCGCGGCCGCGCAGTACACGGCGCCCCGCCGTTCGGCCCGGTCAGCCACCTCTCGCAGCATCTTGAGCAGCGCGGAACGGTACGGCCGCAGGCGCGGCTCGGCGGCCGTGCGCGCGTCGACCAGCCGGGCCAGATCCCCGGTCCGCGTCGCGCGTCGCACGTCGAACGCGAACCAGGAGTCCGGAACCCGCAGGCTGAACCCACGCTGCCCCGCCACCATCGCGTTCACGGCGCGCCCGCCGCCGCGGCGAGACCGAGAGCGCCGCCCAGCCCACCGGTGGCCGCCGGTGTGGAGGACGCTGGTCCGCTGGCCGGACCGAGCGCCTGGGCGAGACCCGTATCGACGGCAACCGTGCCGTCGACCAGGCCGTTCACGAGTCCGATTGCCCTGGCCAGCAGTTGGTCGAGATTTCCTCGGCTGTCCGACGAGTCACGCACGAATCTTTCCAGTGCGTCCTCGACCTCGGTCGAGCCCGTGATACCGCGCGCCTCGTCGATATCCGACCCGAGCGACGCCAATGACGCTCGAATGGCGGCAAGCTCGCCCGACAACGCGACGGCCGCGGCGCTGTTGAGCCCGAATATGCCGGCCATCACAGACCAGCCTCCGCGCACCTGACAGACAACCGTGCACCCCCGTCGTGGCCTGAAACCCGGCACCGGTTGACGCGGTGCTGTGCCGGTTGACGCGATACTGCGCCGGTTGATGCGATGCAGGCCCGCAAACAAGTCGGCAGATTCACGTCTGATCCGAGAATAGCGTGGGCCGGACCCCTTCGTCGGCGCCCGCGACCACTGGTCTGGCCGGAAAATGCCACGGCCGAGGCCTCGTCAACGGGCGCCCCGCGGCCCGATCACCTCGGCTCGGCGGCGCGAAACCGCTGGTAGACAGGCCACCCCGACCGACAGCGTGACCGTGGCCGGGCCCGCGAGGAGGGCCCGACGAGGGCCGCGGGCGGACCTGTCACCCCGATGGACAGGTCCGCGTGCGGAGCCCGGTCGCGTGGCCGCGGCTCGCCGGCCCGGGGTCGCCGCTCTCGCCGGCGGCGGCCACCGCCGAGAATGCCGACGGGCGGGGCCGGCAGCCAGCTGCCGGCCCCGCCCGTCGAGCGTCAGGTAGGGCGTCAGGCGTATACGCCGTGCAGCCAGGCGTGCAGGGCCTTGTCGACGGTCGGCTCGTCCGCGTCCGGGCTGAACAGATGGACGGCGACCGCCACCGGGGCACCGAAGGCGTTGCGGCCGAAGACCCGGTACATCGCGTCCTCGGTGTGGAGCCCGAGGAAGTGCGGAGTGAGGTAGTCGACGGCCGCGTCCAGCGCGGGAAGCCCGGGAATCGTCAGCTGAACCCGGTCGCCGACCTTCGCGTCGGCGAGGCCGGCGGCGCGGCGCAGCGCGTCGAAGCCGTCCGGTGTGACCGACGAGGCCGGAGCGTCGACGCTGACGTACTTGGCCGGCCGACCGTTGTAGTGCCGCAGGTACTGGCCCAGGGTGTGCAGGTAGAAGTCGGTGTGCTTGCCCGCGCCGTCGTACTGGTTGTCCCAGTCGTCGACGAAGACACCGCTGTGCACGTATCGGACCCAGGTCGTACCGCCGTCCCGAGCCTCGATCAGATGCTCAAGCTGGTTGAACCAGCCCTCCGGGCCCTCGCTGCGCATGATCAGGTGATGCGGCGGCTCCCAGGCCAGCACGGTGCCGCCGAACGCGGCGGCACCGCCGACGCGCGGCTCAGGGGCTTCCATCGGCCAGAGCCAGGCCGCGTTGCCGTTGGTGACCGCCTCCCAGTAGTCCTCGGGCGTGGTCCGCAGCTCTGTTTCGCGTTCGATCGCGAACTCGCGCCCGCCCGGGATGGGCTTGTCGCTCGTCGGCTCGTTCGGCATGTCAGCTCTCCTCGGTGAGACCGGGCTCGGGCGGGCTTGGACGGCGTTGCTGATTGGTGCCGGCGTCCGGCGGTTTGAGGCTGGGATGGAGGGCGATCACGAGCCGGTGCGGCCGGCCGCCGGTGGCCGTCTCGTCGTGGTACCTAGCCACCAGCGCCGTGACCGCGTCGGAAAGCTCGCCCGCGAACGCCGCCCGGTCCGCCGCGGTGGCGAACCGGATCTCGCTGTCGATCGCGAAGGTGGCCAGCCGCTTGCGGGCGGCCGTCGCGCCGGCGAGCAACTGCCCCACCTCGTGGATCAGCCGGGCGGCAAGGGCCAGCATCCAGCGGGCCGAGCCCTCATCTCGCGCCCGGTCTGGATCCGGGGCGACGTCCGCCAGCGCGGCTGGAGAGATGACGTACGAACTCGCGGTCGCCTGGAGTATCCGTTCGGTGCAGTTCCCCTTGCGGCGTTCCTCGACCAGTTCCACCAGCCCGTGCTGCTCCAGCGCGTGCAGGTGATAGTTCACCTTCTGCCTGGTGAGCCCGGTCCTGGCGGCCAGGCTCGTCGCCGACCCCGGTTCCGCGAGGGCGGCCAGCAGCCGGGCCCGCACCGGGTCCAGCGAGGCCTCCGCCGCGCCTGGACTATCGATGACCGCTACGTCGAGCATGGGTCCATGGTTCACCCGACAAAAAAATTTGTCAACGAGGTCGCACCTGTCGGTGAGGCGCGCGAAACGGTCGCACCCCGACGACCGGAGCGTTCTGGCTGGTCGTCGGCCCTGAAATGTCGGTGGTGTGGAGCACCATGGCCGTGTGGTCTCGTCCTGGGCGGCTGACGATCCGGCCGGGCCAGCCCGGCCGGCCAGCCTGGCTTCGCCGGCAGGGCCAGCTCTGCCGGCCAGCCCGGCCAGCCCGGCGAGCGCGCTGCGGGCGAGTGGCGTCGGACCGGGCACGGCGGTCGCGGTGGTCGCCGTTCCGGGCGTCGGG is a genomic window of Pseudofrankia inefficax containing:
- a CDS encoding WXG100 family type VII secretion target translates to MANIQVDYEAIRSTSTALSRAQTDMEGQLTTLKGLIDNLVTSGFITDQASGRFHEAYVSWDTGTRQAMTGLTGMSRFLTDAISQHEQLDVTLGQAAGG
- a CDS encoding ArsR/SmtB family transcription factor, which translates into the protein MLDVAVIDSPGAAEASLDPVRARLLAALAEPGSATSLAARTGLTRQKVNYHLHALEQHGLVELVEERRKGNCTERILQATASSYVISPAALADVAPDPDRARDEGSARWMLALAARLIHEVGQLLAGATAARKRLATFAIDSEIRFATAADRAAFAGELSDAVTALVARYHDETATGGRPHRLVIALHPSLKPPDAGTNQQRRPSPPEPGLTEES
- a CDS encoding SRPBCC family protein: MPNEPTSDKPIPGGREFAIERETELRTTPEDYWEAVTNGNAAWLWPMEAPEPRVGGAAAFGGTVLAWEPPHHLIMRSEGPEGWFNQLEHLIEARDGGTTWVRYVHSGVFVDDWDNQYDGAGKHTDFYLHTLGQYLRHYNGRPAKYVSVDAPASSVTPDGFDALRRAAGLADAKVGDRVQLTIPGLPALDAAVDYLTPHFLGLHTEDAMYRVFGRNAFGAPVAVAVHLFSPDADEPTVDKALHAWLHGVYA